From the genome of Jannaschia sp. S6380:
GGGCGACGGCCCGTCGAGCCAATGTGGCACCGGAAGGCCCTTGTCGCGCAGGAAATCCGGATCCCATAGCTTCGACTGATACCGCGATCCGTAGTCGCACAGGATTGTCACGATCACATGCCCCGGCCCCATGGCCCACGCCATCTTGACGGCGCCGCCGATGTTGATGCCGGTCGATCCGCCCATGCACAGCCCCTCATGCTCCAGCAGGTCGAAGACGATGGGCAGCGCCTCCGCGTCGGTAACCTGACAGGCGAAATCGGGCGTGAACCCCTCCAGGTTCGCGGTGATCCGGCCCTGCCCGATCCCCTCGCTGATCGAAGACCCCTCCGACGCCAGCTCGCCATGTTCGTAGAAATTGTAGAGCGCGGCCCCCATCGGATCGGCCAGCCCGACCTTGACGCCCTTGGGCTGAAGCACCTGCGCCACGCCGGCCACGGTGCCACCGGACCCGGCGGCGCAGATGAAGCCGTCGATGCGGCCGTCCGTCTGCTCCCAGATCTCGGGTCCTGTCGTTTCGACATGCGCCTGCCGGTTGGCGGTGTTGTCGAACTGGTTGGCGAAGATCGCGCCGTTCGGTTCCGTCTCGGCCAGTTTCCCGGCCAGACGCGCGGCGTATTTGATGTAGTTGTTGGGGTCGCGATACGGCTTCGGCGGCACTTCGACCAGCGTGGCGCCGGCCAGACGCAGCATGTCCTTCTTCTCGCGGCTCTGGCTGTCGGGAATGACGATGACCGACTTGAAACCCATGGACGCGCCGACCAGCGACAGGCCGATGCCGGTGTTGCCTGCCGTCCCCTCGACGATGGTCCCGCCGGGGCGCAAGGCGCCCGACGCCATGGCCTCGCGGATGATGTAGAGTGCGGCGCGGTCCTTGACCGACTGCCCGGGGTTCAGAAACTCCGCCTTTCCCAGGATCTCGCAGCCGGTTTCGTCGCTGACGCGGTTCAGCCGGATCAGGGGCGTGTTGCCGATCGCCTCGGCAAGGTTCTGGTGGATGGTCACGGGTGGCCTCCGGGCGCGCTGTTCCGCTCAGGTCTATTCTCCGCCGGGTGGGCCTTCAACCGCGCAGGCGTTCGGCATGATGCGCCAGCCAGAGTGCCGAGACGATCAGCGGCGCGTTCGCCGCCTCGCCCGAGGCGACCATCGCCATCAGGTCCGCGCGCGGGACGAGATGGGCCCGGATGTCCTCGTGCTCCTCGTCCAGGCCGTGCAGGCCGTCGCTCCCGTTTGGCAGATCGCAGAGCGCGACATAGGAATTGATGACCTGCGCCAGACCGCCCGGACTGGGATAATAGCGTCCGACGAAGTGCAGCGCGTCCGGCGCAACGGTCAGCCCCGCCTCCTCCTCCATCTCCCGAAGGGCGGTGGTGGTGGGCGTCTCGCCCGCGTCGATCAGACCGGCCACAGGCTCCAGCATCCAGGGCAGCGGGTCGCCCTTGGCCAGAGCACCGATGCGGATCTGCTCCACCACCAAGACGCGGTCGCGCGCCGGATCCCAGGGCAGAACCGTCGCGGCATCGGTCACATGGCTGATGGCGCGTTGCATCCGCTCGGACCGGGTGCCGTCGAAACGCGGGTGGTCCAGGTGCCATTCCTCGACCCGGTGAAACCCTTCGTAGGGATAGTCGACGCGGTGCACGGCGACTTCGGTCGCGTCATGTTCGCCGCCCACGGTCGCCGGCCGCCGCGTCCGCCGGGCGGTGACGATGCCCTGGGCACGCGCATGGATCACCCCGCGGCGGGCCGCGATCCCCTGGGGCGCGACGCGACCGTGCCCGCGCATCACCTCGGCGGCGGCGAGCCGTGTCCGCTCGCCGTGCCGGGCGATCCAGTCATCGAGCGACCATGCCTCGCCCGATCCGCCCGACGGTGCCGCCTCGCGGTAAACGAGCGCCGCGACGGGCCCGTCCGGCCCCGCGACCTGCACCGCGTCGGGGACGTAGCCGAACGCGGTCTCGTACCAGTCGAGTCGGGCCTTGGCGTCTTCGGGCAGATCCCCGGTCAGACCCCCCTCGCAGCGCCCGCCCTCGACCAGAACGGGCCAGTCGCCGGCGGCCGCCCGCTCCACCCGCCACCCGGAAAGGGTCGCGGGCACGATGTCGACGGCGCGGCCCGCCACATCCGCCAGTAGCGAATCCCAGACCAACGTGCCGA
Proteins encoded in this window:
- a CDS encoding NUDIX domain-containing protein — encoded protein: MSRYFLFGTLVWDSLLADVAGRAVDIVPATLSGWRVERAAAGDWPVLVEGGRCEGGLTGDLPEDAKARLDWYETAFGYVPDAVQVAGPDGPVAALVYREAAPSGGSGEAWSLDDWIARHGERTRLAAAEVMRGHGRVAPQGIAARRGVIHARAQGIVTARRTRRPATVGGEHDATEVAVHRVDYPYEGFHRVEEWHLDHPRFDGTRSERMQRAISHVTDAATVLPWDPARDRVLVVEQIRIGALAKGDPLPWMLEPVAGLIDAGETPTTTALREMEEEAGLTVAPDALHFVGRYYPSPGGLAQVINSYVALCDLPNGSDGLHGLDEEHEDIRAHLVPRADLMAMVASGEAANAPLIVSALWLAHHAERLRG
- a CDS encoding cysteine synthase A, with translation MTIHQNLAEAIGNTPLIRLNRVSDETGCEILGKAEFLNPGQSVKDRAALYIIREAMASGALRPGGTIVEGTAGNTGIGLSLVGASMGFKSVIVIPDSQSREKKDMLRLAGATLVEVPPKPYRDPNNYIKYAARLAGKLAETEPNGAIFANQFDNTANRQAHVETTGPEIWEQTDGRIDGFICAAGSGGTVAGVAQVLQPKGVKVGLADPMGAALYNFYEHGELASEGSSISEGIGQGRITANLEGFTPDFACQVTDAEALPIVFDLLEHEGLCMGGSTGINIGGAVKMAWAMGPGHVIVTILCDYGSRYQSKLWDPDFLRDKGLPVPHWLDGPSPEVPAVFE